A portion of the Gigantopelta aegis isolate Gae_Host chromosome 10, Gae_host_genome, whole genome shotgun sequence genome contains these proteins:
- the LOC121382678 gene encoding uncharacterized protein LOC121382678, whose product MTFKDKNEMSLQLAVVPDIITRKIRNNELALQWDGEDWLADKDEIVVEATFEAFITEQPEEPEEPEKKGPSLVVIIILVVVCCVVGCLVLIALVYCFCRRKQSSFSTQSSNDHLYESNLKQPPSLAATNAMYGLPPKLDINYMPYVVEDDSKFIKEKL is encoded by the exons ATGACTTTCAAAGACAAAAATGAAATGTCATTACAGCTCGCTGTTGTCCCAGACATTATCACTCGAAAG ATAAGGAACAATGAGCTGGCCTTGCAGTGGGATGGAGAAGACTGGCTGGCCGATAAGGATGAGATTGTGGTGGAGGCCACGTTTGAGGCTTTCATAACAGAACAGCCGGAAGAACCAGAGGAACCGGAGAAGAAGGGTCCTAGTCTGGTTGTCATCATCATCCTCGTCGTGGTCTGCTGTGTGGTGGGATGTCTCGTCCTCATTGCACTCGTCTAT TGTTTCTGTCGACGGAAACAATCAAGCTTCAGCACCCAGTCTTCCAATGACCATCTGTATGAGAGCAATCTGAAG cAACCACCATCACTTGCAGCCACTAATGCAATGTACGGATTACCCCCCAAACTGGATATCAACTACATGCCTTATGTTGTGGAAGATGACAGCAAGTTCATCAAAGAAAAACTGTAG